The segment aatacattttaaaactgcTGATTCTAGGATGGACTTGAAAGCAGTTCTGTTGGTGGCAGTGTGCTTATGTGTGATGCCAGTCCAAGTGGGAGGGTGGAAATACATATACTACCAGTACTTCAGCCTGCTGACAAAGTACAAGCATCTGTACGGTGAGCTACAGGAACTGAAGGATTTATTAGCTTCCCTCACCAAAGGTTAGCACTTGTACATCAATACCAATGAAATCAGTTTCTGAACGATGAAAGAATCTAcggattatttttttcataaatttgtaaaatgagataaaatggACGCCTTTTAAAAACACACAGGTGCGAAAGGAGAACCGGGACCAGCCGGAATAAATGGGGCCAACGGCGCGCAGGGAGACAAGGGAGATAAAGGGACCGCCGGGTCCCAGGGGGCCAAGGGGGATCAGGGAATAAAGGGTCACAAAGGAGATGTGGGCCCAAAGGGCGAGCCCGGGACTCAAGGTACTGTTATCAGCATGGACAGTATGGGCAAGCAACGTGCCCAGAGGGCAAAGGGAGACCTGGGCTTGATTGGTAAAAAGGAACATCAGGGTCCCAGTGGAACTAAAGGTGAACAATAAGAGGGATTTGTTGATTCACACGACCTCCCATTACCAAAGACCCACTTGATGAGAACCAGTAAAATGACCTAGGCTAATGATGCCTCTTTGTTCGTCATACAAACACGGCATGTTTGTTGTATTTGCTGTGTTATTACACTTCAACAAACAGCTTTTACATAGTCAGACTTTTGCAGACTCTGGaagtttattatattattatttattataatggTTTGATacttttgttgttatttaatCTTTGTTATAtctaatgtaaaattaaatgcattgcaAATGCAAGATTCCAATTTAAACtttcttgtttgtttatttgtttgttttttgatgTTCCATGAGGTGATCTGTTTATGCTTACTCTTCTTTCCACGTGTCCATAATGTATTTGTCAACGGCCGCTCTGACCGTGTCCGTGATAAACTTCTCCACaaaatctaaaattaaaaaaaatccacagcTTGATTGGAAAATAAGCTAAGAGTCTTTAACAATGACcgtttgacaaaaataaatggTGAGATCACCTGTAGTTTTATATTGagcttcttttcattttaattcataaacattTACATACGTATCTTGTAAGGTGCCAaacattgaatttgtttttgtaataattaaCTCAACGACGTATAATCCTTGGTGCAACCTTTATTCAAGATCGAGGGCAATATATAGCCagtattataaaaattaaatattgagaTGGACAATGTGATGTGGTTGTATAATTTCtatatgaacaatttagaatttgaaaagaaaaatcacaTATTCTATCCATTAGAAAAAGTTTATAGCTTGGTGGTTCATTCTGACCGTTTGtaaatacacccccccccccccccgcccaatGAAAAAACAAAGAGTCTGACTGTTTAAGGCGGTTCCCTCGTCCTCTTCTGATGACGTAGACAGGAAGCTGACGTAGGACCTCTGTAAAAAGGTTCCACTGTGTTCTAGGAACACTGGCTCTACTTTATGTACTCGCTTCAGGAACGTCTGAAAGTGGTCGAGATCTTACCCTAGTACGGACTTTTGGATTGTCTAATAATcggacattttatttttaaaaagattccTATCGTTAATATCTGCATCTATGTACCAGTGGGgttgcttaatttttttttaagaaatcaagAAATCGCTAAACAATAAACTTTAGCGAATTAATTTAAGTTTAACATTTAGAATAACgaatatgaataatattttctaacATCTATAACAATTTCAATTAAAGACTCGTGGGGATTAAGCAAGCAGATTTAACATCtaactatatataattaaattgtttCAGTGGTAGAATTGTCAACACTATAAATAGTAAGTTTGGTTGTTGATACAGTAATCAACAGGAATCGGTCTATGTGTACATGACTTACCACACGGTTGCTGTCTCTCGTGTTGTCAGTTTTCTTGACCGCTAATCCCGGATAGCACCCTATGTTGCTTGTGAAGcactgtaaatataaacagccttgagagagagagagagagagagagagagagagagagagagagagagagagagagagagagagagagagagagagagagagagagagagagagagagagagagagagagagagagagagagagagagagagagagagagagagagagagagacagagagagagacagagagagagacagagagagagaggggggggagacggacagacagacagacagagacaggcAAATAGATAAGCCTGATTATTTTACCGTTTTCAAGGGCAAACaacttaattttccaaaaagacGGTTTTCCATCGTGTCATTCTCCCAGACCGCTATCAGGCACCTGGCTACACGTGAAGTTTGGCGTCAAAATCTGTGAAAATCTCCTCATATAAACGTTAGCGAATGGACATAAAACGCTTggttataaaatatataccttTGTTCGTGCGGACACTGACTGGAAATAAAGAATACATAATATGCATTTTCTCTCCGCCAAAGAATCTATACACGTTCAGCAGAAATCTCGTCTCAAACCACATCCCGATCCCCATACCCAATTGCAAGCTACCTCTTCTCTACAAAATGTTTGTGGTTTGCGATGATCCAGCAAACTTATTCATTCTATCAATAACAGACATTGTCAATCAGAATGGATATTGTGATCACATTGCAGTGTTATCATGCTCGAACAACTAAATCCCTTACATTGtccaatatgtttttatttctttccaTTTTAATAAAAGTGACAGTTTAATGGCCAAAGATCTATAAGTGTAGGCACTGGTCACCAACCAAGGGATTGAGATACATGTTAAATACTTCAGGGAACATATTGTTAGAAGAATTTCAAAGTGACCATATCGTAATTATACATCTGCTCATTATAACGAGATACGTAATAATTTTACGAGATACTGATTAAACTTTACCCGTATATAGTTACGAGTCAGatcttttaatttgtataaacGATTTTTCTCGCAAACACAATCTGATCAATTCTAGTGTGTTGGAATTTTAGGCTTACTcggagaaaaaagaaaaaaaaaacaacaaataaaccAAATTCTACAAATGTTTTTCTTCTGCTGATTTAAGTGACAGGTCAAGGGCAACAATGTTTAAAGTGTCACTTGGCGAATGAAAAAAGGTACCCAAAATTCttcaacaaatattttctttgcgcaagtttcttcaaaattataaaGCACTAATTTTAAAGCTAATTTCAATTACAAAATAACTGCAAATGTTCCTCTCTATTCTCGTACTCTTATCACTCATACCTCAGGGGGCAAGAATGTCTCAGAGTTCGTACGATGAGGAGCAAACATGTCAGCCTCACAGCTCAGGACGGTGTGTTCCCACCCAGCcaacatttgtaaataaaaatatataggtaAAATATACGGAATAAACCTAGTCAAATTAATGTTGCATCTTATGCATCGCTCTTTGGTACAAGCAGTTGCAGCTTAACTATacaagttgggtttttttcttaaattatatcagcggtttttcaactttttttttacggGGGAAGGTATGCATGGGGGTCCAATGtccataacccccccccccccccccccgacccttCTTCTATGACACCCGTGCTGTTTATTCACATAAGTCCATGATTAACGCAAATTCTTCGTGATTGAATTTCAATCGAGTTAGTTTCAATGATTTATGACCACACAGGATGCACATCGTGCAGTACCCCATTGTATTCATCAGTGACCACTCATTCTATTGTTACACCAGGTAATCAGTTACATAATGTAACGTAACCCAGTGTCGAATTCATACTCATGCAGACTGCAAGGACGTCAGAGAGTTACGACAACGTCAGTTTATTATTAATCACTTCTTATTGTATATACCGGTATCATAAGCATCTTCTCAGCATCTACATTTTAACGCTCTTCTACATAAGGTAAGGAAGAGAAATGCTTGTACTTTGGTAGCTGACTTATATCTTATGTGAAACATTTAGAATCTATTAGTATTTCTAACAATCAGGATGAAGTCGTCGCTGTTGTTCATAGTTCTTGTTTGTACCCTGTCCGTGTGTACGGGAAATCAGCGCAAGTCCGTGAGAAAATCCTCCTGGGGACTCCTTGGAAAGTATCAGAGTCTCATAAACGACATCTATCAAATTAGAGAAGCCATTACAGACCTCATCAAAggtattttttaagtttcaagCTTGTTTTGAATAAGTTGATCTTTACCTTCAAAATGTCTTCATTATTGTCATATTGACTGAGGAAATACGAATCTCCACCCTTCCTCTTTTCAGGAGGACTTATCAAGGGTGAGGCAGGGGAGGCTGGCGTGAATGGATCCCAGGGTTCAAAGGGAATAAAGGGGGAAATGGGAGCCACCGGCCAGACAGGCTTAATAGGAGGAATG is part of the Magallana gigas chromosome 3, xbMagGiga1.1, whole genome shotgun sequence genome and harbors:
- the LOC105328954 gene encoding short-chain collagen C4, yielding MMDLKAVLLVAVCLCVMPVQVGGWKYIYYQYFSLLTKYKHLYGELQELKDLLASLTKGAKGEPGPAGINGANGAQGDKGDKGTAGSQGAKGDQGIKGHKGDVGPKGEPGTQGTVISMDSMGKQRAQRAKGDLGLIGKKEHQGPSGTKGEQ
- the LOC105328955 gene encoding uncharacterized protein; this translates as MENRLFGKLSCLPLKTCFTSNIGCYPGLAVKKTDNTRDSNRVTFLKRVHKVEPVFLEHSGTFLQRSYVSFLSTSSEEDEGTALNNFVEKFITDTVRAAVDKYIMDTWKEDRQGSSDVGDKGSQLQTMTPRERNAD
- the LOC105328957 gene encoding uncharacterized protein, whose translation is MQTARTSESYDNVSLLLITSYCIYRYHKHLLSIYILTLFYIRMKSSLLFIVLVCTLSVCTGNQRKSVRKSSWGLLGKYQSLINDIYQIREAITDLIKGGLIKGEAGEAGVNGSQGSKGIKGEMGATGQTGLIGGMGDKGEKGDVGPKGERGEVSPSGAEDNRQAKGDTGLQGLRGDTGKM